The genomic segment GCGAACAGGTCGCCCGAGGGCAGCCCGCCGAGCATCTCGGGGCCGGCGTCACCGACGTCGCCCTGGCTGAGCATCGAGCGCAGCAGCGCGGCCAGCTGAGCCCAGGAGGCGCCGCGGGTCAACGCGAGCAGCGCCACCCCGGACTCCTCGGCCGCGACCCGCAGCTCGTCACCGCCGGGCACCGGGGCCCGTACGATGAGACCCGCCGCACCCTGCGGACCCAGCGCACGCAGCAGAGCCGCGATCTCGGCGGGTTCGCGCAGGCCCACGCCGAGCACGAGCGCGGGCGAGGGCAGATGCGGTTCGTCGTACGGGTCGTGGATGGCGATCCCGGCGATCGGCTCGGTGGACAGGGCCTGGCCGTGCACCAGATCGAGCAGCGTGGCCCCGAGGTCGTCGAGGACCCGCCCGAGACTGGCACGCGGCAGCTGGCTCATGCCCGTCGAGCCTAGTGCCATGCGATCAATTCCCGAGCGGTGCGCCGGGACGCGGGACAGCTTCGAGCAGTTCGCGTGTGTATTCGTGGCGCGGGTTGAGCAGTACCTGCTCGACCGGGCCGTACTCGACGATCCGGCCGTGGCGCATCACCGCCACGATGTCGCTGACGTAGCGCACCACGGCCAGGTTGTGCGAGATGAACAGCATCGTCAGCCGCATCCGGCGCTGCAGCTCACGGACCACGTTGAGCACCGTGCCCTGGATCGAGACGTCCAGGGCCGAGGTGATCTCGTCGGCCACGATCACCTCGGGCCGGCCGGCGAGGGCGCGGGCCAGCGCGACCCGCTGCCGCTGCCCGCCGGAAAGCTCGTCGGGGCGGGCGCCGGCCCGGTCCGCGGCCAGGCCGACCAGTTCCAGCAGCCGGGCCACCTCGGCCCGCCGGTCCGCGCCGCGCGGCATCGCCTCGGCGATGGAGGCGCCGATGGTCATCCGCGGGTCGAGCGCGGAGTACGGATCCTGGAAGATCATCTGCAGCGGCCGGGTCTTGAGCGTTGGCACGGGCCGGCCGTCGAGCAGGATCCGGCCCGCCGTCAGGGGCGCGAGCCCGACCGCGGCACGGGCCAGGGTCGACTTGCCCGAGCCGGACTCGCCGACCAGCCCCACCACCTGCCCGGCCGGCACGACCAGGTCGACGCCGTCGACCGCGAGCGTGCCGTGCCGGCGCGAACCGAACCGCACCGACACGCCCTCGAAGGTCAGCTCGCGCATCGCGGGGTCGCCCTCGCGCCGAAGTGCACGTACTTCTCGCCGGTGGGCAGCTCGTAGAAGGTGGCGGGCACCCAGTTGCCGGTCTCCGGGTCCTGGCAGACGAACAGGTCCGGCGCCACCGCGACCATCGGGTAGTCGACCGGCTCCTCCTGCAGCAGCTCGGCCATCGCGCCGGTGATGCTCAGCCGCATGACCGGGCCGTTGGCGCCGACGTTGATCTCCTGACGGATGCTGGCCCGCTCGTACGTGCCCACGTACGGGTCGACGTCGACGTCGACGGGCGTGGACGGCGGGCCGAGCGGGTGCGGGACGGGCACCCCGGCCAGCTCCGCGAAGACCTCGCGGTACAACTCCTCGTACAGCTTGGCGCCGTTACCGCCGTTGGTCAGCAGCGCGACCGCGACGTTCTGCTCGGGCAGGATGCGCAGAAACGCGGCCTGGCCGATGGTGTTGCCGTCGTGGCCGATCAGCCGGTGGCCGTCCCACAGCGCGCGTTCCCAGCCCAGGCCCCACGAGTCGCCCAGCGTGTGCTTGTCGGGCAGCTCGACCTGGTGCTCGGCCATCGCGGCGGCGCTCGCCTCGCTCAGCACCCGGGTGCCGTCGGGCGCGACCCCGCCGGCCAGGTGCATGCGCGCGAACTCCAGCAGGTCGGCCACGGTCGAGATGATCGAACCGGCCGGCCCCGCCGACCGCGGGATGGCCCAGACGGGCGCCACGGTCTGCTTGCCGTCGTGCGTGACATGCCCGGCCGCGGCCCGGTGCAGCAGTGCCTCCTCGGGCAGGGTCATCGTCCGTTCCAGCCCGAGCGGCGTGACGATCTTTTCCCGTACGGCGGCGTCCCACGTGCCGCCCGTGAGCTTCTCGACCACGCGGCCGGCCAGCGAGAACCCGGAGTTGCAGTACGACCAGGTGGCCTCGAGCGGGTGGTTCTGGGCGGCGTCGGCCAGCCCCGTCACGTACTTCTCCAGACAGTCGTCGCCGCGCCCGGTGTCGGTGAAGATGTCGCCGTCGATGCCGCTGGTGTGGGTCAGCAGGTGCCGCATGGTCACCTTGGCCGTCACCCCCGGGTCGCTCAGCCGCAGCTCGGGCAGCACATCGACCAGCGGCGCGTCGAGCTGCAGCTTGCCCTCGTCGACCAACTGCATGACCAGGGTGGTCGTCCACACCTTGCTGATCGAGCCGATCTGGAACAGCGAGTCGGTGGTCACGTCGACGCCGGTCCGCAGGTTCAGGACCCCGTACGCGGCCTCGCCGATCTCACCCTCGTGCAGAATGCCCAGGGTCGCCCCCGGCACGTCATGCCGCTCGGCGATCTCAGCCAGGCGCCGGGTCCAGTGTTCGACATCAATGGTCATCCTCGTTCTCCTCCCAGGGAAGCGGCGGGCCGATCGTCCTTCTCGTCATCCGGCACGACGTCGTGGTCCGGAACCGTCCGGTTGTCCGGCACGACGTCGTCATCCGGCACGACGTCGTCGTCCGGAACCGTCCGGTTGTCCGGCACGGCCGCCGGCGGGCCGGCCGGGGCTGTCCGGTTGCCGGGCACGGCTGCGGGGGCCCGGTCGGCGTGCCAGCAGGCGACCCGGCGTCCGGCGGCGTACGAGGCCAGCGGCGGGTCTGCGCGCCGGCACTGCTCGGTGGCGAGCGGGCAACGCGGGGCGTACGGACACCCCACGGGCAGGTCGTGCGGGTCCGGCGGCCGGCCCGGAATGACCGCCAGCGGGGCGTCGCGGTCGGTCGTCATGTCGGGAACGGCGGCCACCAACGCCCGCGTGTACGGGTGGCGGGCATCGTGCAGCAGGGCATCGGTGGGCACGTCCTCGACCACGCGGCCGGCGTACATGACCAGCACCCGGTCGCAGACCTGCCCGACCACCGTCACGTCGTGACTGATGAACAGCAGCCCGACGTCTTCGGCGGCACGAATGTTCGCGAGCAACTGCAGAACCTGCCGCTGCACAGTCACGTCGAGCGCCGTGGTCGGCTCGTCGGCGATGATCAGCTTCGGGTTGGCCATCACGCCCATGCCGATCATCGCGCGCTGGCGCATACCGCCGGAGAACTCGTGCGGCAGCTGCTTGGCGCGACGCTCAGCATCCGAGATGCGCACCGCGGACAGCCGATCGACAGCCCGGCGCCAAGCCGTCCGCCGATCCACCCGCTGATGCTCGCGAACAACTTCGGCCAGTTGCCGCCCCACCCGATGAACAGGATTGAGCGAAGTCATCGGATCCTGAAAGACCATGGCCAACGAGGTCCCCAACATCCGCCGCCGCTCGCTCGCGCTCAGCCCCGGCCCCGCACCCAAACGCTCACCCTCACGCGAACGCTCACCATCGCCCGAACGCTCACCATCACCCACCTGCTCGACGCCGCGCGCACGCTCACCATCGCGCACCTGCTCAACGCCGCGCAGCCGCTCACCATCACCCGACTGCTCAACGCCGCGCAGGCGCTCACCATCACGCAACTGCTCGGTGCTGCTCGGACGCTCGGAATCGCGCGACTGCTCGACGCTGCTCGAAAGCTCACCATCGCCCGAACGCGCAACTGCGCGCGACTGCTCGACGCTGCCCGCATGCTCACCACCGCGCAACTGCTCAACGCCGCGCAGCCGCTCACCATCACGCAACTGCTCGACGCTGCGCGAGCGCTCATCGTCGCGCAGGTCGACGCCGAGGAACTCCAGGCGGTCGGCGGTTACCCGGCCGGGGTGTTCGATCAGTTGGGCGATGGCGAGCGCGGTCAGGCTCTTGCCCGAACCGCTTTCGCCGACGATGCCGATTGC from the Paractinoplanes abujensis genome contains:
- a CDS encoding ABC transporter ATP-binding protein encodes the protein MRELTFEGVSVRFGSRRHGTLAVDGVDLVVPAGQVVGLVGESGSGKSTLARAAVGLAPLTAGRILLDGRPVPTLKTRPLQMIFQDPYSALDPRMTIGASIAEAMPRGADRRAEVARLLELVGLAADRAGARPDELSGGQRQRVALARALAGRPEVIVADEITSALDVSIQGTVLNVVRELQRRMRLTMLFISHNLAVVRYVSDIVAVMRHGRIVEYGPVEQVLLNPRHEYTRELLEAVPRPGAPLGN
- a CDS encoding serine hydrolase domain-containing protein → MTIDVEHWTRRLAEIAERHDVPGATLGILHEGEIGEAAYGVLNLRTGVDVTTDSLFQIGSISKVWTTTLVMQLVDEGKLQLDAPLVDVLPELRLSDPGVTAKVTMRHLLTHTSGIDGDIFTDTGRGDDCLEKYVTGLADAAQNHPLEATWSYCNSGFSLAGRVVEKLTGGTWDAAVREKIVTPLGLERTMTLPEEALLHRAAAGHVTHDGKQTVAPVWAIPRSAGPAGSIISTVADLLEFARMHLAGGVAPDGTRVLSEASAAAMAEHQVELPDKHTLGDSWGLGWERALWDGHRLIGHDGNTIGQAAFLRILPEQNVAVALLTNGGNGAKLYEELYREVFAELAGVPVPHPLGPPSTPVDVDVDPYVGTYERASIRQEINVGANGPVMRLSITGAMAELLQEEPVDYPMVAVAPDLFVCQDPETGNWVPATFYELPTGEKYVHFGARATPRCAS
- a CDS encoding dipeptide/oligopeptide/nickel ABC transporter permease/ATP-binding protein, translating into MAAPLNGAPEDLMAIELTRPAPTARRWPAALRSPLGITAAVLLLAVLVLAVVAPLIWQDRAEAVQSAEILQGPSSAHPVGTDLLGRDILARVLVATRLSVGLALLATVIGVTAGLVLGTAPTLLGRGGERRLGRWVGRWISAFINIAVAFPSLLLALFFAVIFGVGARGAVLAIGFATAPGFARLTQTMAAGISSRDFIAAARVAGIGRMRILIRHVLPNIAEPLVVSATMALGSALLSFASLSFLGLGVQAPSYDWGRLLGEGLAQIYVHPAGALAAGVAVVLAAMAFNLSGEAVARAIGVRASHTSKHTGTAPGHEPPAAQPEPPPADQPLLAVRNLRVGFPTATGEVTPVRGVSLTMRPGEAIGIVGESGSGKSLTALAIAQLIEHPGRVTADRLEFLGVDLRDDERSRSVEQLRDGERLRGVEQLRGGEHAGSVEQSRAVARSGDGELSSSVEQSRDSERPSSTEQLRDGERLRGVEQSGDGERLRGVEQVRDGERARGVEQVGDGERSGDGERSREGERLGAGPGLSASERRRMLGTSLAMVFQDPMTSLNPVHRVGRQLAEVVREHQRVDRRTAWRRAVDRLSAVRISDAERRAKQLPHEFSGGMRQRAMIGMGVMANPKLIIADEPTTALDVTVQRQVLQLLANIRAAEDVGLLFISHDVTVVGQVCDRVLVMYAGRVVEDVPTDALLHDARHPYTRALVAAVPDMTTDRDAPLAVIPGRPPDPHDLPVGCPYAPRCPLATEQCRRADPPLASYAAGRRVACWHADRAPAAVPGNRTAPAGPPAAVPDNRTVPDDDVVPDDDVVPDNRTVPDHDVVPDDEKDDRPAASLGGERG